In Methanobacterium sp., the genomic stretch AAATGAAGCTCGCGATTCAAAAATAACCCTGTTCATTTAGGTGAAATTTATGTTCGATAAATATACATACCTTGATAATTCATCAATGACACGGATCGATGATGCTGTCTTTGAAGAGATGAAAAAATATTTCCTGGAGAAATATGCCGTTGCAACTTCTGATTTTGGATATTCTATGGGCGTTGAAGCTCGAGAAGCGCTGGAAAAGAGCAGAGAAACTATTGCAAGAGCTTTTGGAGCATCAAAAGAAGAATTTATTTTCACTTCAGGCAGTGCAGAATCCAGTAACATGGCACTAAAAGGAGTGGCTCTTGCTCTTGGCGACAAAAAAGGTAAACATATCATAATATCTAAAATTGAAGACTTTCCCGTTTTAAACAGCGCCAAATCACTGGAAAAACAGGGTTTTAAAGTATCCTATCTGGATGTTGATGAATATGGACTTGTTGATCCAGAGATTTTAAAGGATACAATAACCGATGAAACCATTCTAGTTTCCATACAGCATGCAAACCAGGAAATTGGAACTTTACAAGATATTGAAGCAATTGGAAAGATTTGTAATGAAAAAGGAGTTATATTCCACACTGATGCTACACATACATTTACCAAAATACCTATTGATGTGAATAAAGTACATGTAGATTTGATTTCTGCCGAAGCATATACATTACACGGCCCTAATGGTATAGGGGGCATATACATCCGTAAGGGTACAAGGATTGCAAAATGGCTTGACGGCGGATTTCAGGAATTTAACAAACGAGGCGGAGTTGAAAATGTGCCGGGGGCTGTTGGTTTTGCAAAGGCTGTTGAATTAGTTACTAAAGAGGAAAATAAACGAATACAAGGGATTCGGGATCATTTAATTGATAGAATTCTGGATGAAGTGCCGCAATCTATTTTAAACGGTCATCGAACAAAGAGAATCCCCCAAAATGCCAATATTACTTTTCAGTATGTTGAAGGCGAGTCCATTACATTGCATCTTGATATGCGTGGTTTTGCAGTAAGCACAGGATCTTCCTGTTTTAGCCGTACATTAGAAGCAAGTCATGTGATAATGGCTGCAAGTGGAGATTCAGAGAGGGCACATGGATCCATAAGGTTTACTTTCGGGCGTTTTAATACTATGGAAGATGCGGATGCAGTAGCAGATGCCGTAGTTAATGTAGTGGAGAATTTAAGGAAAATAAGTCCGTTAGGCAGACAATAAATCATTTATTTTTTATCTTAGCGATCACTGTGCAAGGGGCACTATCAATTCCCTTTATTTGCCATGGGACAACTATTACTTTTTCAATTGAATCTGGATTTTCAATATTTTCAAAGTTCATATCTTCAACTAAAAGTAGTGGTTTCCCAAACTCTTTATTTTCCATAAAAGCGTTTATATGTGCTTTTTTTTCTTCTTCCGGTCTCTGGAAACTGTAGATTGAAACACAATCTATTCCGATACATCTAACTTCAGGATAATTTTTTCTAATCCAGTAAACCAGATCGGGTTCAATTCCAGGATTAAAAGTTAAATAAGTTTCAGGATCACTTTCCCGATACTTACCAAACCCTGTGCGAAAAAATATGCAGTCTTTACTTTTTAAATCCAGTCCAGATATTTCTTCAAGCGTTATAAGTTCATTTTGCTTTTTGGGAATTTCCAAAATTAATGGATTATTGAAAACAAACTCATCAGGTTTATAATCAGATATTATTTTGCCCCCTTCCAAAAAATGGCCCGGAGCATCTATATGCGTTCCGCTGTGGTTTTCAACATTTATTATAAAACTATTATAACCTCCTCCTTTTGAAATTTGACTGTTAGGAATTATTTCAGGCTCTTTTAAGCCAATATGAACCGGCGAATTTCCTTCAAGCATGTAAGAAAGTGTGATGTATTTCATTTTTTTCACCTTGTAATCTAATTTTATACTTTTTAATAATGTCAGTAATTTAATTTAAGTTTTTAAACCATTGACTCATCGGCGGTTAATAATCGATCTTAATAATAATCATCTATTATCAGACCATTATAATCATTTATTCTCTTATTTAGAAATATAGTAGCTGAAAAATCAATTTTTTAAATGGTAAATAATAATACTTAATAATTATATAAAATTA encodes the following:
- a CDS encoding cysteine desulfurase family protein, translating into MFDKYTYLDNSSMTRIDDAVFEEMKKYFLEKYAVATSDFGYSMGVEAREALEKSRETIARAFGASKEEFIFTSGSAESSNMALKGVALALGDKKGKHIIISKIEDFPVLNSAKSLEKQGFKVSYLDVDEYGLVDPEILKDTITDETILVSIQHANQEIGTLQDIEAIGKICNEKGVIFHTDATHTFTKIPIDVNKVHVDLISAEAYTLHGPNGIGGIYIRKGTRIAKWLDGGFQEFNKRGGVENVPGAVGFAKAVELVTKEENKRIQGIRDHLIDRILDEVPQSILNGHRTKRIPQNANITFQYVEGESITLHLDMRGFAVSTGSSCFSRTLEASHVIMAASGDSERAHGSIRFTFGRFNTMEDADAVADAVVNVVENLRKISPLGRQ
- a CDS encoding cyclase family protein, translated to MKYITLSYMLEGNSPVHIGLKEPEIIPNSQISKGGGYNSFIINVENHSGTHIDAPGHFLEGGKIISDYKPDEFVFNNPLILEIPKKQNELITLEEISGLDLKSKDCIFFRTGFGKYRESDPETYLTFNPGIEPDLVYWIRKNYPEVRCIGIDCVSIYSFQRPEEEKKAHINAFMENKEFGKPLLLVEDMNFENIENPDSIEKVIVVPWQIKGIDSAPCTVIAKIKNK